A single region of the Pseudomonas sp. PDM14 genome encodes:
- a CDS encoding DUF2938 domain-containing protein, whose translation MTVEMILRVMTLGLGATLLMDGWGLLRRRLFGIAVLDYALVGRWLGHMRHGQFRHTAIGKAPAVYGEKMLGWAFHYLTGLAFAAVFVLLVGGGWLQQPTLWPALAFGAVTVAAPFLLMQPGFGMGIAASRTAHPTQARVRSLVTHLVFGAGLYLAATLMPS comes from the coding sequence ATGACAGTCGAGATGATCCTGCGGGTGATGACTCTGGGCCTTGGCGCGACGCTGCTGATGGATGGCTGGGGGCTGCTGCGCCGCCGGCTGTTCGGCATCGCCGTGCTCGACTATGCACTGGTCGGGCGCTGGCTCGGGCATATGCGCCACGGCCAGTTTCGCCACACGGCAATCGGCAAGGCGCCGGCGGTGTACGGCGAGAAAATGCTCGGTTGGGCTTTCCACTACCTGACCGGCTTGGCGTTTGCGGCGGTATTCGTGCTGCTGGTGGGCGGCGGTTGGTTGCAGCAGCCGACGTTATGGCCTGCGCTGGCGTTCGGTGCGGTTACCGTTGCCGCGCCATTTCTGCTGATGCAACCGGGTTTTGGCATGGGCATCGCTGCTTCGCGCACGGCGCATCCCACTCAGGCGCGGGTCCGCAGCCTGGTTACGCATCTGGTGTTCGGTGCGGGGTTGTATCTGGCAGCGACGTTGATGCCGTCGTAG
- a CDS encoding helix-turn-helix domain-containing protein — MKEMDIGKVARWSGLPASTLRYYEEKGLIRSIGRNGLKRVFSETVIQRLSLIALGRTAGFSLDAIADMLATDGELALDRERLLQQADQVDQTIKRLSAIRDGLRHAASCSAPSHLDCPKFQRLMNLAARTAASERPQRAKPGRGSTPSAATAS, encoded by the coding sequence ATGAAAGAGATGGATATCGGCAAGGTCGCGCGCTGGTCCGGGCTGCCGGCCTCGACCCTGCGCTACTACGAGGAGAAGGGGCTGATCCGCTCCATCGGCCGCAACGGCCTCAAGCGCGTGTTCAGCGAAACAGTGATCCAGCGTCTGTCGCTGATCGCCCTGGGGCGCACGGCAGGCTTCTCGCTGGATGCCATCGCCGACATGCTCGCCACCGATGGCGAACTGGCCCTCGACCGCGAACGGTTGCTGCAGCAGGCCGATCAGGTCGACCAGACCATCAAGCGCCTCAGCGCCATCCGTGACGGCCTGCGCCACGCAGCGTCATGCTCGGCACCCAGCCACCTCGATTGCCCCAAGTTCCAGCGCCTGATGAACCTCGCGGCCAGAACGGCGGCAAGTGAACGACCGCAACGAGCCAAGCCGGGCCGAGGCAGTACGCCATCGGCCGCGACCGCCTCCTGA
- a CDS encoding substrate-binding periplasmic protein yields the protein MLILRYSLLLAVLVSGICRADMPVVTVGYYDFPPSIYTTPEGRTQGPLFDLLTRMLHRAGYTPEFRAMPIARLYNELREGRVDLWAGAPHKQELQGHVLESDRPLAEVRLNLYYRPDTPAPKVPDDLAGKVMIMLSGYSYWPHTRDLLLDPAREIVQLRTHHRESALELLRRQRGDYLLDYQLPIDQVLKRTGQPPLPYVTVENLPIRLVVSRKSYDAPLLLQKMDEVFDQMQAAGEDMALP from the coding sequence ATGTTGATACTCAGATATTCATTGCTGCTGGCTGTTCTGGTCAGCGGTATTTGCCGTGCCGATATGCCCGTGGTGACCGTGGGTTATTACGATTTCCCGCCGTCCATCTACACCACGCCCGAGGGACGCACACAGGGGCCTCTTTTCGACCTGCTGACACGCATGCTGCATCGCGCGGGCTACACGCCGGAGTTTCGGGCCATGCCGATCGCGCGGTTGTACAACGAGCTGCGCGAAGGGCGCGTCGACCTCTGGGCCGGCGCGCCCCACAAGCAGGAACTCCAGGGCCATGTGCTGGAGTCGGACCGCCCGCTGGCCGAGGTCCGGCTCAACCTGTATTACCGCCCCGACACCCCTGCGCCCAAGGTGCCGGATGACCTGGCCGGCAAGGTGATGATCATGCTCAGCGGTTACAGCTACTGGCCGCATACCCGCGACCTGCTACTGGACCCGGCGCGGGAAATCGTTCAGCTGCGCACCCACCATCGCGAATCGGCGCTGGAGCTGCTGCGCCGCCAGCGCGGGGACTATCTGCTGGATTACCAGCTGCCCATCGACCAGGTGCTCAAGAGGACGGGCCAGCCGCCGCTGCCCTACGTCACCGTGGAGAACCTGCCCATTCGCCTGGTCGTGTCCCGCAAGAGCTACGACGCGCCGCTGCTATTGCAGAAGATGGATGAGGTGTTCGATCAGATGCAGGCAGCGGGCGAGGATATGGCGTTGCCGTAG
- a CDS encoding crotonase/enoyl-CoA hydratase family protein, translating into MNYSAIDWQVDDGLLKLTLNRPEQMNAFTVEMANELEHAFNRASLDDRVRVILVTGAGKAFCAGMDLSKEGNVFGLDETLTPSLADLHERFEAADIHNGVRDTGGRVTLAIQACRKPVVAAINGAAVGIGATMTLAMDFRLASEKARFGFVFGRLGIVPEACSSWFLPRIVGLQQALEWVYTADIFDAQEALRGRLVRSVHSPETLLEEAEAFARRLVQDRSPAAIALSRQMLYRNSAQAHPLEAHRIESLAMFYTSIGDGKEGVAAFREKRPARFSGKASELPAFYDEWTAASGKQD; encoded by the coding sequence ATGAACTACTCCGCGATAGATTGGCAGGTCGACGATGGCCTGCTGAAGTTGACCCTCAACCGCCCCGAGCAGATGAACGCCTTCACCGTCGAGATGGCCAACGAACTGGAGCACGCCTTCAACCGCGCCAGCTTGGACGACAGGGTGCGTGTCATCCTGGTGACCGGGGCCGGCAAGGCGTTCTGCGCCGGCATGGACCTGTCCAAGGAAGGCAACGTCTTCGGCCTGGACGAAACCCTCACCCCGAGCCTGGCCGACCTGCACGAGCGCTTCGAGGCGGCGGACATCCACAATGGCGTGCGCGACACCGGCGGCCGGGTGACCCTGGCTATCCAGGCCTGCCGCAAGCCGGTGGTAGCGGCCATCAACGGTGCCGCGGTCGGTATCGGCGCAACCATGACCCTGGCCATGGATTTTCGCCTGGCCTCGGAAAAGGCCCGTTTCGGTTTTGTGTTCGGTCGCCTGGGCATCGTTCCCGAGGCCTGTTCGAGCTGGTTCCTGCCGCGCATCGTCGGCCTGCAGCAGGCGCTGGAATGGGTCTACACCGCCGACATCTTCGACGCCCAGGAAGCCCTGCGCGGCCGCCTGGTGCGCTCGGTGCACTCGCCAGAAACCCTGCTGGAAGAGGCGGAAGCCTTCGCCCGCCGCCTGGTGCAGGATCGCTCGCCCGCCGCTATCGCCCTCAGCCGCCAGATGCTTTATCGCAACAGCGCGCAGGCCCACCCGCTGGAGGCGCACCGCATCGAATCGCTGGCGATGTTCTACACCAGCATCGGCGACGGCAAGGAAGGCGTGGCCGCATTCCGTGAGAAGCGCCCGGCCCGGTTCAGCGGTAAAGCCTCCGAGCTGCCGGCGTTCTATGACGAGTGGACGGCCGCCAGCGGAAAGCAGGACTAA
- a CDS encoding CAP domain-containing protein encodes MGITSVLRPAALSLGLLVAATAGAAEETQLIESINTYRSQVQRCADKVSEELPPLAADPRLVLSVAGGEDLQQALARAAYPLVNVQAISLSGPRDAQSAMTALQESFCKVVLDPQFVDIGVSRDGRDWRIVLARPLLGRGLGDGAAEGQKLLERINAARAQARQCGAQAFAAAAPLAWNAALASAAQTHSRAMANGNFFNHRDRDGRTPSDRAELAGYSGGNIGENIAAGQDSADKVVAGWLASPGHCANLMSTQFSELGAAHALDPKSDAGIYWTALFGAP; translated from the coding sequence ATGGGCATCACATCCGTTCTGCGTCCCGCTGCGCTATCCCTCGGCTTGCTGGTCGCCGCCACCGCGGGTGCGGCTGAAGAAACGCAGCTGATCGAGTCGATCAACACCTACCGCAGCCAGGTTCAGCGTTGTGCCGACAAGGTTTCCGAGGAGTTGCCGCCGCTGGCTGCCGATCCGCGTCTGGTGCTCTCGGTCGCCGGGGGGGAAGACTTGCAGCAGGCCCTGGCGCGTGCCGCTTATCCGCTGGTCAACGTGCAGGCCATCAGCCTGTCCGGGCCGCGCGATGCGCAGTCGGCGATGACCGCGCTGCAGGAGAGTTTCTGCAAGGTGGTGCTCGACCCGCAGTTCGTCGATATCGGCGTCAGCCGCGATGGTCGTGATTGGCGAATCGTCCTGGCGCGGCCGCTGCTGGGGCGCGGCCTGGGTGATGGTGCGGCGGAGGGGCAGAAGCTGCTCGAACGGATCAACGCGGCACGTGCGCAGGCTCGCCAGTGTGGCGCGCAAGCCTTCGCCGCAGCCGCACCGCTGGCCTGGAATGCGGCGCTGGCCAGTGCCGCGCAAACCCATAGCCGGGCGATGGCCAACGGTAACTTTTTCAACCACCGCGACCGTGACGGTCGCACCCCGAGCGACCGCGCGGAGCTGGCCGGCTACAGCGGCGGCAACATCGGCGAGAACATCGCGGCCGGGCAGGACAGTGCCGACAAGGTGGTGGCCGGTTGGCTGGCCAGCCCCGGCCATTGCGCCAACCTGATGAGCACGCAGTTCAGCGAACTGGGCGCGGCCCACGCGCTCGACCCGAAGAGCGACGCGGGCATCTACTGGACCGCGTTGTTCGGCGCGCCATAA
- a CDS encoding GNAT family N-acetyltransferase, whose translation MFTLAHLSNPPPESLKSQVLQMVVDYFSDISPVPLTPSNPLYQLYQYVIGYEVHLYLQAMDSAQESTAQLILALDDEDPSQVLGFALYLPSRDDPDACTLAYMAVQASHRRRGIARAMLQHMIARHPHAELACAAGKVPTFEALGFQVLAARGPQVLMNTRDHSSDGMIAVQDLTPIFQSIEVRQIHAYLLKQNGNKAMSDAERNRDYLLDQMERQAEALVKERLIRH comes from the coding sequence ATGTTCACCCTCGCCCACCTGAGCAACCCACCGCCCGAATCCCTGAAAAGCCAGGTGCTGCAGATGGTGGTGGACTATTTCAGTGACATCAGCCCGGTGCCGCTGACGCCCAGCAACCCGCTCTACCAGCTGTACCAGTACGTGATCGGCTACGAGGTGCACCTGTACCTGCAGGCCATGGACAGCGCACAGGAGAGCACCGCGCAGCTGATCCTGGCGCTGGACGATGAAGACCCGTCCCAGGTACTCGGCTTCGCCCTCTACCTGCCGAGCAGGGACGACCCCGACGCCTGCACCCTGGCCTACATGGCCGTGCAGGCCAGCCATCGTCGGCGCGGCATCGCCCGCGCCATGCTGCAGCACATGATCGCCCGCCACCCGCACGCCGAACTGGCCTGCGCAGCAGGCAAGGTGCCGACCTTCGAGGCCCTGGGTTTTCAGGTGCTGGCCGCCCGCGGGCCGCAGGTGCTGATGAACACCCGCGACCACAGCTCGGACGGCATGATCGCGGTGCAGGACCTGACGCCGATCTTCCAGTCCATCGAAGTCCGGCAGATCCACGCCTACCTGCTCAAACAGAACGGCAACAAGGCCATGAGCGACGCGGAGCGAAACCGCGACTACCTGCTCGATCAGATGGAGCGGCAGGCAGAGGCACTGGTGAAAGAACGCCTGATCAGGCACTGA
- a CDS encoding REP-associated tyrosine transposase translates to MGRSRYVISEPEKPHFLTCTVLEWLPLFPRPALVKILLDCWRYQQANQNLRLYGYVVLENHLYFVAQAPDLGKCVSSFKSFTARRIIDQLQERGAERLLQRLRFAKRAHKDDRVYQLWQEGSHAELVYSAEVMREKLDYIHHNPLKRGYVDRAEHWRYSSARNYAGQVGLIEVDRWDS, encoded by the coding sequence ATGGGCCGCAGCCGCTACGTCATCAGCGAACCTGAAAAGCCGCATTTCCTCACCTGCACGGTGCTGGAGTGGCTGCCGTTGTTCCCCCGCCCCGCTCTGGTCAAGATCCTGCTCGACTGCTGGCGCTATCAGCAGGCCAACCAGAACTTGCGCCTCTATGGCTACGTCGTGCTGGAAAACCATCTGTACTTCGTTGCCCAGGCGCCTGACCTGGGCAAATGTGTCAGCAGCTTCAAATCCTTCACGGCGCGCCGCATCATCGATCAGCTGCAAGAGCGAGGGGCGGAACGTTTGCTGCAGCGGTTACGTTTCGCCAAGCGTGCGCACAAGGATGATCGGGTGTACCAGCTCTGGCAGGAGGGTTCGCATGCGGAGCTGGTATACAGCGCCGAGGTGATGCGGGAGAAGCTCGATTACATCCATCACAATCCACTCAAACGAGGGTATGTGGACCGTGCGGAACATTGGCGATATTCCAGTGCCAGGAACTATGCGGGACAGGTGGGATTGATCGAGGTGGACCGGTGGGATTCGTGA
- a CDS encoding YgaP-like transmembrane domain translates to MSALFDKTAPQNVHGLERAASVAGGLILLSKGVRRGGLGGLVQIAMGGMALARGMTGRCETKRILAENNEQPLPHIARYSHMPMDSEVHSPDFEDPEVTLPDTTPMGHETHSPLSGIKS, encoded by the coding sequence ATGAGCGCATTATTCGACAAGACCGCCCCGCAGAACGTCCACGGCTTGGAGCGCGCAGCTTCGGTGGCTGGCGGTTTGATATTGCTGAGCAAAGGTGTTCGCCGTGGCGGCCTGGGCGGTCTGGTGCAGATCGCCATGGGCGGGATGGCGCTTGCGCGGGGGATGACAGGTCGCTGTGAAACCAAACGAATCCTGGCGGAAAACAATGAACAACCGTTGCCGCATATCGCGCGCTACAGCCACATGCCGATGGATTCAGAAGTGCATAGCCCCGATTTCGAGGACCCCGAAGTCACGCTGCCCGATACCACACCGATGGGCCATGAAACACACTCGCCGCTCAGTGGAATCAAGAGCTGA
- a CDS encoding CZB domain-containing protein yields the protein MHLEINRSFFRSGIELANLAELSLKASVYEGILSGAADTRLVSEEECLFGRWYYGDGNAALKGSREFALIEHPHEQVHQSGSAALAAFGSGQLMAALQHLAVMEDSNVEVMRIVKKVLAEHEKGLSVHPQDRLAA from the coding sequence ATGCACCTGGAGATCAACCGTTCGTTCTTCCGCTCCGGCATCGAGCTGGCCAACCTCGCCGAGCTGTCGCTCAAGGCCTCGGTCTACGAGGGCATTCTCTCCGGCGCGGCCGATACCCGGCTGGTCAGCGAGGAGGAATGCCTGTTCGGCCGCTGGTACTACGGCGACGGCAACGCCGCGCTCAAGGGCAGCCGCGAGTTCGCCCTGATCGAACACCCGCACGAACAGGTGCACCAGTCCGGCAGCGCCGCGCTGGCTGCGTTCGGCAGCGGCCAGCTGATGGCGGCGCTGCAGCACCTGGCGGTGATGGAAGACTCCAACGTCGAGGTGATGCGCATCGTCAAGAAGGTCCTGGCCGAGCACGAGAAGGGGCTCAGCGTGCACCCGCAGGATCGCCTCGCGGCCTGA
- a CDS encoding GNAT family N-acetyltransferase has product MPTPPPTLTTPRLVLRALELSDAPAIQAIFPQWQIVEFLANRVPWPYPEDGALAFVRDACLPAMARGTQWHWTIRRREEPEQLIGTINLLDEPGNNRGLWLDPQWQGRGLMQEACDVVTGYWFEVLQKPLLQVPKAVPNVRSVRLSERSGMRLVGSTMSDFVSGRFESQLWEMTREDWLQRKSRALSE; this is encoded by the coding sequence ATGCCCACCCCGCCCCCTACCCTGACCACCCCACGCTTGGTCCTGCGCGCCCTGGAGCTGAGCGACGCGCCAGCGATCCAGGCGATTTTCCCGCAGTGGCAAATCGTCGAATTTCTCGCCAACCGCGTGCCCTGGCCCTATCCCGAGGATGGCGCATTGGCGTTCGTGCGTGATGCCTGCCTGCCGGCGATGGCGCGTGGCACGCAGTGGCACTGGACGATTCGTCGGCGCGAAGAGCCCGAGCAGCTGATCGGCACGATCAACCTGCTCGACGAGCCCGGCAACAACCGTGGCCTGTGGCTCGACCCGCAGTGGCAGGGCCGTGGCCTGATGCAGGAAGCCTGCGACGTGGTCACCGGCTACTGGTTCGAGGTGCTGCAAAAGCCGCTGTTACAGGTGCCCAAGGCCGTGCCCAACGTGCGCTCGGTACGCCTCTCCGAGCGCAGCGGCATGCGTCTGGTCGGCAGCACGATGAGCGATTTCGTCTCCGGGCGCTTCGAGTCGCAGCTGTGGGAAATGACTCGCGAAGATTGGCTGCAACGCAAGTCCCGCGCGCTGTCGGAATGA
- a CDS encoding peptidase U32 family protein, whose translation MSLPKHHLELLSPARDVHIAREAILHGADAVYIGGPSFGARHNACNEVSDIAQLVEFAHRFHARVFVTINTILHDDELEPARTLIHQLYDAGVDALIVQDLGVMEMDIPPIELHASTQTDIRTLERARFLDQAGFSQLVLARELNLQQIRAIADETDAAIEFFIHGALCVAFSGQCNISHAQTGRSANRGDCSQACRLPYTLKDDQGRVVAFEKHLLSMKDNNQAANLSALVDAGVRSFKIEGRYKDVGYVKNITAYYRQRLDGILEGRPDLARAASGRTDHFFVPDPDKTFHRGSTDYFVTDRKIDIGAFDTPTFTGLHVGQVEKVGKRDLIAVTHEPLSNGDGLNVLVKRDVVGFRANIAELKSEFEEDGEKRYRYRVEPNEMPEGMFRLRPNHPLSRNLDHNWQHALQKTSAERRIGLYWQATLREERLQLTATSEEGISASVSLDGPFGAANKPEQALEQLRDLLGQLGTTIYHAEAVELDAPQAYFIPNSQLKSLRREAIDALTEARVAAHPRGGRKAVSVPPPVYPEAHLSFLANVYNQKARDFYHRYGVKLIDAAYEAHEEPGEVPVMITKHCLRFSFNLCPKQAKGVTGVKTKVAPMQLIHGDEVLTLKFDCKPCEMHVVGKMKGHILDLPLPGSAATQVVGHISPDDLLKTIRNKPGYSH comes from the coding sequence ATGTCCTTGCCCAAACACCATCTGGAATTGCTCAGCCCTGCCCGCGATGTGCACATCGCCCGCGAGGCCATCCTGCATGGCGCCGATGCCGTGTACATCGGCGGCCCGAGCTTCGGCGCGCGGCACAACGCCTGCAACGAGGTGAGCGATATCGCCCAACTGGTGGAATTCGCCCACCGCTTCCACGCGCGGGTGTTCGTCACCATCAACACCATCCTGCATGACGACGAGCTGGAGCCGGCGCGCACGCTGATCCACCAGCTGTACGACGCCGGGGTCGACGCGCTGATCGTGCAGGATCTCGGGGTGATGGAAATGGACATCCCGCCCATCGAGCTGCACGCCAGTACCCAGACCGACATTCGCACCCTGGAACGGGCCCGGTTTCTCGATCAGGCCGGCTTCTCCCAACTGGTGCTGGCCCGCGAGCTGAACCTGCAGCAGATCCGCGCCATCGCCGATGAAACCGACGCCGCCATCGAGTTCTTCATCCACGGGGCGCTGTGCGTAGCCTTCTCCGGCCAGTGCAACATCTCCCACGCGCAGACCGGGCGCAGCGCCAACCGCGGCGACTGCTCGCAGGCCTGCCGCCTGCCCTACACCCTGAAGGACGACCAGGGCCGCGTGGTGGCCTTCGAGAAGCACCTGCTGTCGATGAAGGACAACAACCAGGCCGCCAACCTCAGTGCCCTGGTCGATGCCGGCGTGCGCTCGTTCAAGATCGAGGGGCGCTACAAGGATGTCGGCTACGTGAAGAACATCACCGCTTACTACCGCCAGCGCCTGGACGGCATCCTCGAAGGCCGCCCCGACCTGGCCCGTGCCGCCAGCGGCCGCACCGATCACTTCTTCGTGCCGGACCCGGACAAGACCTTCCACCGTGGCAGCACCGACTATTTCGTCACCGACCGCAAGATCGACATCGGCGCCTTTGACACGCCGACCTTCACCGGCCTGCACGTGGGCCAGGTGGAAAAGGTCGGCAAGCGCGACCTGATCGCCGTTACCCATGAACCGCTGTCCAACGGCGACGGCCTCAATGTGCTGGTCAAGCGCGACGTGGTGGGCTTTCGCGCCAACATCGCCGAGCTGAAAAGCGAATTCGAAGAAGACGGCGAAAAACGCTACCGCTACCGCGTCGAGCCTAACGAAATGCCCGAGGGCATGTTCCGCCTGCGCCCGAATCACCCGCTCTCCCGCAACCTCGACCACAACTGGCAGCACGCGCTGCAGAAAACCTCGGCGGAGCGGCGCATCGGCCTGTACTGGCAGGCGACCCTGCGCGAGGAGCGCCTGCAGCTGACCGCCACCAGCGAGGAAGGTATCAGCGCCAGCGTCAGCCTGGACGGCCCGTTCGGGGCGGCGAACAAGCCCGAGCAGGCGCTGGAGCAACTGCGCGACCTGCTCGGCCAGCTCGGCACCACCATCTACCATGCCGAAGCCGTGGAGCTGGATGCGCCGCAGGCGTACTTCATCCCCAACTCGCAGCTGAAATCCCTGCGTCGCGAAGCCATCGACGCGCTGACCGAGGCCCGCGTCGCCGCCCACCCGCGTGGCGGGCGCAAGGCCGTCAGCGTGCCGCCGCCGGTGTACCCGGAGGCGCACCTGTCGTTCCTCGCCAACGTGTACAACCAGAAGGCCCGCGACTTCTACCACCGCTACGGGGTGAAGCTGATCGACGCGGCCTACGAGGCCCACGAGGAGCCGGGCGAAGTGCCGGTGATGATCACCAAGCACTGCCTGCGCTTCTCCTTCAACCTGTGCCCCAAGCAGGCCAAGGGCGTCACCGGTGTGAAGACCAAGGTTGCGCCGATGCAGCTGATCCACGGCGACGAAGTGCTGACCCTGAAATTCGACTGCAAGCCGTGCGAGATGCACGTGGTCGGCAAGATGAAGGGCCACATCCTCGACCTGCCGCTGCCGGGCAGCGCCGCCACCCAGGTGGTCGGCCACATCAGCCCGGACGACCTGCTCAAGACCATCCGCAACAAACCGGGCTACAGCCACTAA
- a CDS encoding CsbD family protein, which yields MSSTTDKIKGNANEAIGKVKEGVGKATDNPRLEGEGDAQQVKGKAQQLKGDAKDAIKKGIDKA from the coding sequence ATGAGCAGCACGACAGACAAGATCAAAGGCAATGCCAACGAAGCCATCGGTAAAGTCAAAGAGGGCGTCGGTAAAGCGACCGACAATCCTCGTCTTGAAGGCGAAGGCGACGCCCAGCAGGTGAAGGGCAAAGCCCAGCAACTCAAGGGTGACGCCAAGGATGCGATCAAGAAAGGCATCGACAAGGCCTGA
- a CDS encoding ribonucleotide-diphosphate reductase subunit beta gives MLSWDEFDKPEENAAPSKPGNAAAQQANVEAGLDKLDSEAAGSVEEARAVDANDSAAVARAKQALNDLDIQEGLDDLEGSAARVQVGDKQMINARADLNQLVPFKYDWAWQKYLDGCANHWMPQEVNMNADIALWKSKDGLSDDERRIVMRNLGFFSTADSLVANNLVLAVYRLITNPECRQYILRQAFEEAIHTHAYQYCIESLGMDEGEIFNMYHEIPSVAKKASWGLKYTRSISDPKFETGTPDTDRQFLRNLIAYYCVLEGIFFYCGFTQILSMGRRNKMTGTAEQFQYILRDESMHLNFGIDVINQIKIENPHLWDASMKDEATQMILQGTQLEIEYARDTMPRGVLGMNAAMMEDYLKFIANRRLTQIGLKEEYPGTSNPFPWMSEIMDLKKEKNFFETRVIEYQTGGALSWD, from the coding sequence ATGCTGAGCTGGGACGAATTCGACAAACCCGAAGAGAACGCTGCCCCATCCAAGCCGGGCAACGCCGCTGCACAACAGGCCAACGTGGAAGCCGGCCTGGACAAGCTCGACAGCGAAGCTGCCGGCTCCGTCGAAGAAGCACGTGCCGTCGACGCCAACGACTCCGCCGCCGTCGCCCGCGCCAAGCAGGCCCTGAACGACCTCGACATCCAGGAAGGCCTGGATGACCTGGAAGGTTCGGCAGCACGCGTGCAGGTCGGCGACAAGCAGATGATCAACGCCCGCGCCGACCTCAACCAGCTCGTCCCCTTCAAGTACGACTGGGCCTGGCAGAAGTATCTGGATGGTTGCGCCAACCACTGGATGCCGCAGGAAGTGAACATGAACGCCGACATCGCTCTGTGGAAGAGCAAAGACGGCCTCAGCGACGACGAACGCCGCATCGTCATGCGCAACCTCGGCTTCTTCTCCACCGCCGACAGCCTGGTTGCCAACAACTTGGTGCTGGCCGTATACCGCCTGATCACCAACCCCGAGTGCCGCCAGTACATCCTGCGCCAGGCCTTCGAGGAAGCGATCCACACCCACGCCTACCAGTACTGCATCGAATCGCTGGGCATGGACGAAGGCGAGATCTTCAACATGTACCACGAGATCCCGAGCGTGGCGAAGAAGGCCTCCTGGGGCCTGAAATACACCCGCTCGATCTCCGATCCGAAGTTCGAAACCGGCACCCCGGACACCGACCGCCAGTTCCTGCGCAACCTGATCGCCTACTACTGCGTACTGGAAGGCATCTTCTTCTACTGCGGCTTCACCCAGATCCTCTCCATGGGCCGCCGCAACAAGATGACCGGCACCGCCGAGCAGTTCCAGTACATCCTGCGCGACGAGTCCATGCACCTGAACTTCGGCATCGACGTGATCAACCAGATCAAGATCGAGAACCCGCACCTGTGGGATGCCTCGATGAAAGACGAAGCCACCCAGATGATCCTTCAGGGCACCCAACTGGAAATCGAATACGCGCGTGACACCATGCCGCGCGGCGTACTGGGCATGAACGCAGCGATGATGGAGGACTACCTCAAGTTCATCGCCAACCGCCGCCTGACCCAGATCGGCCTGAAGGAAGAGTACCCGGGTACTTCCAACCCGTTCCCGTGGATGAGCGAGATCATGGACCTGAAGAAGGAGAAGAACTTCTTCGAGACGCGGGTTATTGAATATCAGACTGGTGGGGCGTTGAGCTGGGATTGA
- a CDS encoding nucleoside 2-deoxyribosyltransferase, which translates to MSKVLRIPKAILDQNAGQSCSEREAAKFVGVGFGGPFQVEVSSALKYGILKRLAPGQVAVTDLARKIIRPQQTEDEIIGLREAVLQAPDFGDVYQHYRGENLPDPQFFRNALVDKFKIPEDKVSEFETIFLETIRDASLLDEHSGKRRILDVAHEASTNTSDDRIKKLGRQVSFKSSDTCFVMMPFANPVGAYYSAIYEPAIQKAGLTPIRADADIFGTGKIIDQIWQGINSSKVLVAELTNRNPNVFYELGLAHALNKPVVLVCSNESDVPFDLQHIRVIYYDVTDPFWGSKLIEKIAENILSALRNPEEAVFKAALQN; encoded by the coding sequence TTGAGCAAAGTTCTACGTATTCCAAAAGCAATACTTGATCAGAATGCTGGTCAATCCTGTTCCGAAAGGGAGGCCGCCAAATTTGTTGGTGTCGGATTCGGGGGGCCTTTTCAAGTTGAAGTCAGCTCAGCATTAAAATATGGAATTTTGAAAAGACTTGCTCCCGGACAAGTAGCCGTTACAGACCTAGCCAGAAAAATAATCAGACCACAGCAGACAGAAGATGAAATTATCGGCCTAAGGGAAGCAGTTCTGCAGGCACCAGATTTTGGAGATGTTTATCAACACTACCGCGGAGAAAATTTGCCTGACCCTCAATTTTTCAGAAACGCGCTGGTAGACAAATTTAAAATTCCAGAAGACAAAGTTTCAGAGTTTGAAACCATCTTTCTTGAGACAATCCGTGATGCAAGCTTATTGGATGAGCATAGCGGAAAAAGAAGAATACTAGATGTAGCTCATGAAGCCTCGACCAACACAAGCGATGATCGAATAAAAAAACTAGGCCGGCAGGTATCTTTTAAGAGCTCAGACACATGCTTTGTAATGATGCCTTTTGCCAACCCAGTAGGCGCATATTACTCCGCCATATACGAACCAGCCATACAAAAAGCAGGTTTAACTCCAATACGAGCCGACGCAGACATATTTGGTACCGGAAAAATAATTGATCAGATATGGCAAGGAATAAACAGCTCAAAAGTGCTTGTCGCAGAGCTTACAAATAGAAATCCGAATGTTTTTTACGAATTAGGTCTAGCACACGCACTGAACAAACCAGTCGTTCTAGTCTGCTCAAACGAGTCAGACGTACCCTTTGACCTCCAACATATTCGTGTTATTTACTACGATGTAACCGACCCATTTTGGGGCAGCAAACTCATTGAAAAAATTGCAGAGAACATATTATCTGCACTACGCAATCCTGAGGAAGCAGTATTCAAAGCAGCTTTGCAAAATTAG